The genomic DNA ACCACCGACATCGCGATGGGCCCCGACCTCTCGGCGTACAAGACGCTCGGCTCGATGATGGACAAGATGGACGCCCAGCTCGAGCTCTCGCGCAAACTCGCGGCGGTCGACGAGACGGACGTCGCCGAGCGGGTCATCGAGTACCACTTCCTCCCGGACCTGATCGGCAACTTGCGGGCCTTCTCCCGGCAGGAGACGCGCTGTCTCGACTGCGGGGAGAAGTTCCGCCGCATGCCCCTGACCGGTGACTGCCGCGAGTGTGGCGGCCGCGTCAACCTCACCGTGCACAAGGGCTCGGTGAACAAGTACATGCAGACGGCCATCCAGGTCGCCGACGAGTACGACTGCCGCGACTACACGAAACAGCGGTTAGAAGTGCTCGAGCGATCGCTCGAGAGCATCTTCGAGAACGACAAGAACAAGCAGAGTGGGATCGAGGATTTCATGTAGCGAAATTTTGCTCTGCGGTCTACCACGCTGACGGCAGCATAGCTGCCGCACAGCGCGATGTCCCTCGGCAAAATTTCGATCGAAAGCACTCCTCCTTCACTTTCGGCGTCGCGAAGCGACGCCTTCAGGTCGGTCGTCGGCCCGCTCGCTCGGCCTTCGGCCTCTCTCGCGGGTGGTATCGGTGAACTGCCTGCCCTCCCCCGGGTCGCGCGGTTCGCCGCGGCTGCGGCGAACACGCGCTCCCGGCCGGACGGTGAACGGAGGAGAGAACGAACCAGCGCTAATCGCTGCTGGCGCGAGTGACTCCGGGCATTCCGGCCTTGGTGTACTGCGGCTCGGGCGCATACTGCGGGTCGGGAAGCCAGTTCCGGAGGCTCTCATTGAACCGGTCGGGTCGTTCTCGAGGCGTCCAGTGACCGCAGTCGTCGATCAGGTCCAGTTCGGCGTCCGGAATCAGGGTGGCTGCCCGGATCGACCATTCGACGGGAACGAGTGGGTCCTGTTTGCCGTGGACGAGCAGGGTCGGCACGGACAGCGACTCGAGTTCGTCGACGAAGTTCGTCTTGACGCGGCCGTTGAACGAGAGTTCGTTGTTCTGGAACGCTTCGAACGCCCGTATCGAGCCTGGTTCCATCAGCTTTTGCTGGGCGTCCTCGACGAACCGGTCGGACAACGAACCGGCGTCCGCGACGAGGCTGTCGAGGACCATCCGAACGCTCCTCGTCGAGGAGCTGGCGGCGAGTTTCCCGAACTGGGTCATCCCGGGGATCTGTGACAGGACTTTCCACTGGAGAGCGCTCGGCAGTCGACCCCCGAGCCCGTAGCTGTCGACGAGCGTCAGCCGATCGACGCGGTCGGGGTTGTCGAGCGCGTAGCCGAGTGCGACGCCCCCGCCCATGGAGATGCCGGCGAGCGAGACGCGCTCGAAGGGAAGCGTCTCGAGGAACCCGTCGAGGATCTCGACGTAGGTCTCGACGGTGTGCGTGACCTCCCCCGTACTGTTCCCGTACTCCGGCCAGTCGATCGCGTAGACGCGGTAGTCGTCCGCGAGGGCGTCGATCGCGTGCCGCCACGAGACGGTCGCGTCGTCGATACCGGCACCGTGACAGAGGACGACCGGCGGTCCGCCGGTCCCCGCTCGCCGATAGGCGATCCGACAGTCGCCGACGGTAGCGACACCGGTCCCGCTCATGATCGCATCACGTCGATGATGTAATGAACCGAGGCCGTATTAGCAATCGGATTGCGCCTGGTGGGTGAGACCGACCAACATGCCGACGGGACGCTATCCGCCGATCGTCCCGGTTCGCGTCCCTCGAGCGGGCACACGCCGGCTGGACCGACAGTGTCGGAGAAGACCTGCGTGAGACGAACTATCATACCTCGTGTCTCTATCCGGGGGGTGTATATTGTTTTCTATTACCGTGTGCCTATCTGTCATCCTGGCTGCAATCGCCGACGGCTGGCGGCTCGCTTTCGGTCGCGCCGCTCGGTTCGTCCTACTCGTCCTCTCTGGTTCTGGGCGTCTCACACCGTCGAACGGGTGGCCGCACAATGCGCGCTGTGTCTTTATCGCCGTCGCTGGTGTGGCCGTGTCTATGGTCAAAACTGGCGAAACACCGGCAAAAGAGGGTGACGAAGAGGCAGTCGAGGAGGTGGCGAAACTCAATTTCGGACAGACGGTCTACGACGAGGACGGCAACAAGCTCGGCCGCATCCGGGGTTTCGAACAGAGCGGATTCTTCGTCACCACGCGCGAGGGTGCCGAGGCGATGAGCGTCGAACACGCCCGTTCGGGCCACGAGTTCGGCGAGGCGGAGCTCATGTGGCGCTGCATGGAGTGTGGCGAGATGGGCGAGATCAACGACGGCCTCCCTAAGGAGTGTCCGAACTGCGGGACCGAACGGGAGGATCTGATGTACTGGACCGAGGACTGACTCGACGACTCGGGGGAACGGCCGTCGTCGAAATCGGATCGATTCTATATATCACGATAGGATTTATTCGGACTCGCATCGTAGAATCGTGCCAGTGAGTAACATGGCTCGGGAACGGCCACGACTGGGATTCGGGACGTGGGTCTACACGGCGGACGGCACGGAGATCGGCCGCATTCGCGGGGTCGACGAGAACGGACTCTACGTCACCCTTCGCGACGGAATCGAGGGGATGAGCGTCGAACACGTCCGCTCGGGGCAGGCGTTCGGCGAAGCCGAGCTCATGTGGCGCTGCTGGGAATGTGGCGAGCTAGGGCGGCTCGACCACGACGTGCCCGACGAGTGTCCGTCGTGCGGTGCCGACCGCGAGGACCTGTACTACTGGACCGAAGACTGAGTCCGACCGCCGTCGCGTCGAGACCGAACTCGCCGCAAATCGGGGTACTGTAGTACCGGTCGTTCGAAGGTCCACCATGGAAATCGTCGTCTTCGGTGCCGGGAGCCTCGGCAGTCTCGTCGGCGGGTTGCTCGCGCGCGAGCACGACGTCACCCTCGTCGCTCGCGGGGACCACGCGAATGCCGTCCGCGAATCGGGACTCCGCCTCGAGGGCGTCGGCGACCGCCCGTCGCGCGTGTTTCCGGCGGCGACGACCGACGGAACGGGTCTCGAGGCCGAGCTCGCCGTCGTGACGGTCAAGTCGTTCGACACCGCGGCGGCCGCCGAACGACTCGCGACGGGGTCGTTCGACGGCACGCTCTCGCTCCAGAACGGCATGGGGAACGAAGCGACGCTCGCGGCGCGGCTCGAGGCCCCGGTGCTCGCCGGAACGGCGACCTACGGCGCGATCCGCCGGGAGCCGGGCGTCGTCGAATGCACTGGCAGCGGCGAGATCGTCCTGGGCGCTCGCGACGGCGGACCTGCGGCGATCGCAACTCGAGCCGGCGAGGCGTTCGCGGCTGCCGGCCTCGAGACGACCGTCGCCGACGACATGCCGCGTCGGCTGTGGGAGAAGCTCGCGGTCAACGCGGGGATCAACGCCGTGACGGCCCTGACCGCGACCGAAAACGGCGCGGTCCTCGAGGAGCCGGCCAACGATCTCGCGCGCGACGCGACCCGCGAGGCGGCAGCCGTCGCTCGCGCCTGCGACGTTTCCCTCTCGAACCGCGAGGCGACGGCTGCCATGGAGAGCGTCGCCGAGGCGACGGCCGCGAACACGTCGTCGATGCACCAGGACGTTCTGGCCGATCGCCGTACCGAGGTCGACTCGATCAACGGGTACGTCGTCGACCGCGCGATCGAGCTGGGGATCGAGGTGCCGACGAATCGGACGCTCGCGGCGCTGATCAGGACGTGGGAACGCGGTCACGGCGTCCGCTGAGGTCGACGCTCGGCTGCGATTTCGATCGGACTCCGCCGCCGACAGCAGCGACGCTACCGGGTCGAAATAGCGAAAACGGCAGATCGACTCCGCGCGTGACGAACGACGGGTTAGAACGGTGCTTCCGGTCCTTCGTCGGGCTCGCCGCCGTCCTCGTCGACGGTCTCGCCGGGGAAGGAGGGGCTCATGCCGCCGCCCATCTCGTCGCCGCCGTCCATACCGGTAGAGGCGTTGACTTTCTCGATTTCGGGAATCTCCTTGACCATCCGGCTCTTGATCGCCTGAATCGTCATCGGCGAGATCCCACAGCCGCTGCAGGCACCGCCGAGGGCGATGCTGACTTCGCCGCTCTCGCGGTCGATGTCCTGAATTGCCGCGCTGCCGCCGTGCATCTGAATCTGCGGGAAGTTGCGTCGCAGGAAGTTCGTCACGCGTTCCTCGAGGTCGTCCCCGTCGTTCTGGGTTTCGGTGCTCATACGCAGCCCTTGGGTATCAGCCCCCCTAAACCTTCCGTCCGCCGTGTTCGGCTGCCGGCGGCTGAGACGCTGCGGGACCGCTCTATGCGAACCCGAACACCCGCCGGAGCTCGGTTTCGATCTCCTCGACGTGCGTCTCCAGAACGGCCTCGAATCGCTCCTCTTCGACGAGCACGCCCGAGAGGCGATCGTAGGGATCGGCGGGGAGTTCGACGCGGAATTCGCCGTCGCCCTCGTAGAAGGGCTCGCTCTCGTTCAAGACCTGCTGGTCGATCGCGTGGACGAGTTCGGAGTCGTAGCGATCGTTCATCCTGTTGAACGCGTTCTTGTACGCCTGCTGGAGTTCGGGAAAGTAGTTGGCGTATTTGTCCTCGAACTTCTCGGGATCGAAGTCGGCCATACGCTAGTGCAACGGTAGCGAGGACAAAAGTCGGACGATCGGTCCGTCCGACGACTGCTGCTAGTGGCCGACGCGTGAGAACCGCGCTGCGGTCGATCTCGACACGGTGTCTCGAGAACACACCAACTCGCTGACGCTGTAGGCACTCCCTATATAGATACCCGCGCTTGCAAGCGGAACGAACACTCCCGCTCTCGGCGAACCCGACGTGTATGCTCGCAGATCAGGACCCCATTCCGCGGGAGGCGCTCCCGCCGAAATGGGGGCTCGCCGACCGCTGTGACGATCGGCTCATCTATCGACACCGCCGTCCGGCGATCGAACTGATCGCGGAGGCCACCAGTGCCGATCGAGCCCACCCGGGGCTCGGAATCTGTCGATGCTGGGAGCTTCGCTATCGCTACTTCCTCGTGGATCGATCGATCACCGAGTCGATCGGTCGTGTCTCGACCCAGCGGGCCGCCGTCGACGGAGTACTCGAGTGCATGCACCGAATTCACGACACTATTTCGGCGGCAGACGGGCCGGTCGAGGTCGGCGACGTCCTCGATACCGTTTGCCTCTCCGATCTCGTCCCGTCCGACTTCTCCCAGTCGAAGTAATCGGGTCGACCGCTCGTTCCCGCTCTCCACCCGACTTAGACGCGTCGCGTCAGATGCGCTCGAACCGTGCGCTGACACCCGCCACAGATCTCGTTCAGGCGGGTCGCACTCGAGAGCACTGGGTGCCGCACCGAGAGGTCGGCGTAAATCGAAGTTACCACCGTTCGGCGCTGCGTCCCGCCCCTGCCGTAGCGGTTCGTGGATTCGGTAAGCTGTGCTTGCCGCTCCGCCGCGAGGGTTTCGAGCCGCGACCGATACCCCTCGAGTCGCTCGTGTTTCCGGCGTAACGCGTCGAAGTCACACTGCAGCAGCGATTCGTCGGCCGTCGACCGAAGCCACGCGGTAATCTCCTCGATCGAATCGATGGCATCTTCGACGGTGTGGCGTTCGCTTCGCAGGAGCTCCTGCAGCGACTCCACTTCCCGTCGTCTGGTCGCGACCGACTCGAGGACGGCTCGTTTGAGCGCCGGCGTCCAGCCGGTCTCCGTCGCGAGCGCGACGGCGACGTCTTCGGTCAACTCCGCCGCGAGCGTTTCGACGAGCGATTCGTCCGTCTCGTGATCGGCGATACTGTGTGGACGAACCGTCTCCGCGAAGGCCTCGCGGACGGTAACGCAGCGATCGGCGGCCGTCGCCGCGGTCGTTTCCCGCGTCGATCTCTCCGTCGCCATCGCGACCGGCGTCGCCGCGGTTGCGTGCCCGGAGACGGTCGACACCGGCCGCTCCGCGGGGACGGCTCGAACGCGCCGTGCGAACGTTTCGAACGCCGCCCCCCGGTCCGTTACGGCCGTCCGTTCCTCGTCGATGCACTCGAGCGCCCCGTGGACGGCGGTCGATCCGTTCATCTCGGCTCCTCCTGTGTACAGACGAGTCCGCCCGTGGACCCGTCGTCGCTCGTCAGCACGAACTCCCAGTCGCCGTCGCCGAGCGCAGTGACGTCGGTCACGCCCAGCGCGTCGTCCGGCGCTGCCGACCGACGCAGGATATCGATCCCGATCGGGAGCGTCGGGAACCGTCGCTCGCCGCACTCGATCGCGTACCCCCGCAGAGAGACCGTCCAGACGGGACCGTCGGCCGCCTCGATCGAGTCGCGCGTGACGCCGTACTCCCGTATCAGCGACAGCGAGTCCAGAAACCCGAGGCTCGCTTCGACCGGATCGTCGGCCGGTTCGACCGGCGGGAGGTTCGCCGCCGCGGCCTCGAGCAACCGCGTTCGCTCGGCGGCCTCGAGGTGCCGCTCGAGCTCCGACGCCACGGTCTCGAGCAACACCAGACAGAGCGTGTTCCGATCGGTCGTCGCTTCGGCCGCGGCCAGGTACGTCTCCATGATCGCCCGTTCGGCGGCCTCGTGATCGCGGGCCGAGAGCGTCTCGAAGATGGCCCCCGAGACGTCGTGACAGAAGCTAATTAGCGGGGTATCGCTCGGGACCTCGTGCGTGCGGTCGGCCCCTGATCGCGTTCGGGCTTCCGCGGTCGGACGATCCGAATCGCGGTGACCGGCGTCCGCGTCTGCCGGCCGTTCCTGACAGGCGACCGGATCGTAAAACGGCAACTGGGGATCGTACCGTCTGAGCGCGGCGCGGTACTGTTCGGTCGCCCGTGCGGCGTCCGCCGCGGCCGTCCGCGTGGGGAACCGTTCGCCGGCGACGGGAACGGGCCGTTCGCCGGAGCGAGCACAGACCACGTAGTACTTGCCGTCGTCGCTGGCCAGTCGTTCGATGTGCGTGCGAATTTCTCGGAGCGTGGTTCCGACCATGGTGTTCCTCCAGACGTACCCGGTCTCCGTACCCGATGGTCTCTCCGTACGAACGGTGCCGCGTACGGCGACCGCCGCCGTCGAGTGATTGCGTCGGCGCTCGGAGACCGTCGCCTCACCATTTAGGCCAACCTAAAACATGATAAGTCCACCGAACTTTAGGCCAGCCTAATTAACCGCCGCTCGGGCCTGCGATCCGACGGCCGCCCCCATTACGTATATCGATATACGGTTTCGCTTTTCCGGGTCGGTGCGAGGTCGGGACGGCCGCGCCCCGAACCGGTTGTACTGTGGCTCGAGGGTCGTCTGCGGTCGGCCGGTACCGAGCAGCCGTCTGCGTCTCCGAAAACGTCCGGCTCTGACGCCGTGGCCGAACCGCCCGCGACGAACCGCGGTCGGATGCTCGAGTGCAGTCACACTCGCGGACGACTCCGCGGAGAGACCGGACGGCGTCGGTACCGCGCGTCGGCTGCGGGCGGATCGCTCTCGGAACCGACGCACTCGCGATCGGTGTCGCCGAACGGGCCGCGCGAGCAAGCCAGCGTTCCGCACACGCGCACGAAGAGTGTACGCAGCTCGTCGCAAGGGCGACCGTGGTCGTCGACGCCCGCGCCCGCGTTCGAACCGACAACGGCGACCCCTCCTGTTACTCGCTCGCCGTCGACGCTCCCTGCGGCTGGCACCCGCTCCGACGCGAACTCGAGTTCGGCCTCCGCGCTCGCCGTTTCGCCCCCGAGTCCGCCCTGCTCGGGCACCGACTGGGTCACACGATTCGCGCGCACGGCAGGCTCCGCCCCCTCGAGCGCCGATCACACGCGTGGCCGCTCACTGATAAACTGGGTAATGATATATTAAAACCGGCCAGCACGCGGCTGCCGGCCGGCAGCACAGTGTTTATGCGGGTCAACACGCTATTGGTGGTAGCGCCTCCCGCTGCACCTGATACACGGCATCCCCATGACCACTCAGATTCCGTTCGCGATCGACTTTCACGTCCACTCCGACGACTCCTACGACGGGCACGAACCGATCGAACTCATTCTCGAGCAGGCCGCCGATATCGGACTCGACGGGGTCGTTATCACCGACCACGACGAGATCGACGAGTCGCGCCGCGCCGCCGATCTCGCACCCGACTACGGACTGATCGGGATCCCCGGTGTCGAAGTCTCGACGCGCCACGGCCACCTCCTGGCGATCGGCGTCGAGGAACGCCCCGACCCCGGCCGGCCGTTCATGGACACCGTCGAAATCGTCCGCGGACTCGGCGGCGTGGCGATCGTTCCCCATCCCTTCCAGCGCAGCCGTCACGGCGTCCGGAAACGACACATCGACGACGCCGACGCCATCGAAACCTACAACTCGATGGTCTTTACCGGCTACCGCAACCGCCGCGCTCGCACCTTCGCCACGCGTCGCGACTATCCACAGATCGGTGCCAGCGACGCCCACTACTTGCCGAACGTGGGAAAGGCCTACACCGAAGTCCTCGTCACGCCGGACACGAAGAACCCGACCAAGGCCGATATCGACGGCGCGGACCTCGTCGAGGCGATCCTCGAGGGCCGGACCCAGATCCGCGGCAAGCGCACGCCGATCCGGAAGAGCGTCGTCCAGTACGGCAAGGGGGCGGTGCGGAAGACGGCCTACACGTTCACGTCGCGCGCGCCGTTGCTCCCGACGGTACCGGCGTCGATGGATAGATCGACCTGATTCGACGACTGCGTCGAACGACGCGGTCCGGACGCTTCGTCCACGACGATCACGGAGCGGCGGTCTCGCTGCCGGCTAGGACAGTTGCTCGCCGACGATTTCGTCGGCGCGCTCGATGAACGCTTCTTCCTGTCCGGTCGGCACCGTCGCCCCCGCTGCGACGTCGTGGCCGCCGCCGTCGCCGCCGACCGCTCGCGAGGCCTCGCCCATCACGACCGAGAGGTCCAGTCCCTTCCGGACGAGCGAGTGGGTGCCGCGGGCGGAGACCTTGACTTCGTCCTCGTTTTTCTCCGCGAAGGCGATGA from Natrinema salaciae includes the following:
- a CDS encoding PHP-associated domain-containing protein, which produces MTTQIPFAIDFHVHSDDSYDGHEPIELILEQAADIGLDGVVITDHDEIDESRRAADLAPDYGLIGIPGVEVSTRHGHLLAIGVEERPDPGRPFMDTVEIVRGLGGVAIVPHPFQRSRHGVRKRHIDDADAIETYNSMVFTGYRNRRARTFATRRDYPQIGASDAHYLPNVGKAYTEVLVTPDTKNPTKADIDGADLVEAILEGRTQIRGKRTPIRKSVVQYGKGAVRKTAYTFTSRAPLLPTVPASMDRST
- a CDS encoding DUF7130 family rubredoxin-like protein; this encodes MVKTGETPAKEGDEEAVEEVAKLNFGQTVYDEDGNKLGRIRGFEQSGFFVTTREGAEAMSVEHARSGHEFGEAELMWRCMECGEMGEINDGLPKECPNCGTEREDLMYWTED
- a CDS encoding DUF7260 family protein — protein: MNGSTAVHGALECIDEERTAVTDRGAAFETFARRVRAVPAERPVSTVSGHATAATPVAMATERSTRETTAATAADRCVTVREAFAETVRPHSIADHETDESLVETLAAELTEDVAVALATETGWTPALKRAVLESVATRRREVESLQELLRSERHTVEDAIDSIEEITAWLRSTADESLLQCDFDALRRKHERLEGYRSRLETLAAERQAQLTESTNRYGRGGTQRRTVVTSIYADLSVRHPVLSSATRLNEICGGCQRTVRAHLTRRV
- a CDS encoding NifU family protein is translated as MSTETQNDGDDLEERVTNFLRRNFPQIQMHGGSAAIQDIDRESGEVSIALGGACSGCGISPMTIQAIKSRMVKEIPEIEKVNASTGMDGGDEMGGGMSPSFPGETVDEDGGEPDEGPEAPF
- a CDS encoding ketopantoate reductase family protein, with translation MEIVVFGAGSLGSLVGGLLAREHDVTLVARGDHANAVRESGLRLEGVGDRPSRVFPAATTDGTGLEAELAVVTVKSFDTAAAAERLATGSFDGTLSLQNGMGNEATLAARLEAPVLAGTATYGAIRREPGVVECTGSGEIVLGARDGGPAAIATRAGEAFAAAGLETTVADDMPRRLWEKLAVNAGINAVTALTATENGAVLEEPANDLARDATREAAAVARACDVSLSNREATAAMESVAEATAANTSSMHQDVLADRRTEVDSINGYVVDRAIELGIEVPTNRTLAALIRTWERGHGVR
- a CDS encoding DUF5783 family protein: MADFDPEKFEDKYANYFPELQQAYKNAFNRMNDRYDSELVHAIDQQVLNESEPFYEGDGEFRVELPADPYDRLSGVLVEEERFEAVLETHVEEIETELRRVFGFA
- a CDS encoding DUF7130 family rubredoxin-like protein, with translation MARERPRLGFGTWVYTADGTEIGRIRGVDENGLYVTLRDGIEGMSVEHVRSGQAFGEAELMWRCWECGELGRLDHDVPDECPSCGADREDLYYWTED
- a CDS encoding alpha/beta fold hydrolase, giving the protein MSGTGVATVGDCRIAYRRAGTGGPPVVLCHGAGIDDATVSWRHAIDALADDYRVYAIDWPEYGNSTGEVTHTVETYVEILDGFLETLPFERVSLAGISMGGGVALGYALDNPDRVDRLTLVDSYGLGGRLPSALQWKVLSQIPGMTQFGKLAASSSTRSVRMVLDSLVADAGSLSDRFVEDAQQKLMEPGSIRAFEAFQNNELSFNGRVKTNFVDELESLSVPTLLVHGKQDPLVPVEWSIRAATLIPDAELDLIDDCGHWTPRERPDRFNESLRNWLPDPQYAPEPQYTKAGMPGVTRASSD
- a CDS encoding DUF7551 domain-containing protein, with the protein product MVGTTLREIRTHIERLASDDGKYYVVCARSGERPVPVAGERFPTRTAAADAARATEQYRAALRRYDPQLPFYDPVACQERPADADAGHRDSDRPTAEARTRSGADRTHEVPSDTPLISFCHDVSGAIFETLSARDHEAAERAIMETYLAAAEATTDRNTLCLVLLETVASELERHLEAAERTRLLEAAAANLPPVEPADDPVEASLGFLDSLSLIREYGVTRDSIEAADGPVWTVSLRGYAIECGERRFPTLPIGIDILRRSAAPDDALGVTDVTALGDGDWEFVLTSDDGSTGGLVCTQEEPR